Sequence from the Spirochaetae bacterium HGW-Spirochaetae-1 genome:
CTTAATATCAGTATCGATATACTCCACGCCGACGATGATTTCATACGAAATCATCCAGCTGCCCGGGCCGGAGAAACCTACACGGAGATAACAGTTTCCGACTCCGGTGTGGGTATAAATGATGATGATAAAAAAAGGATTTTCGAGCCCTTCTTCACCACCAAGGACAAGGACCAGGGAACCGGTCTCGGTCTGTCCATGGTATACAACATCGTCACATCCCATGATGGATTCCTGGGAGTATACTCCGAATCGGGACAGGGAACATCAATAAAGGTTTATCTCCCCCGGTTTACTGCCGACGATTCAGTCCTCAGACCGGCCAAAGAGACCAGGATATTCAGCGGAACCGGGAACATCCTGGTCATTGATGACGAGGAAAATATTCTGTCCGTGGCGCAGGAATTCCTTTCACAGTTCGGCTACACCACGATCCTGGCCCCGGGCCCACTGGAGGGACTGGATATCTACCGCAGAGATCATAGCGGCATCGACGCCGTAATCCTGGACCTGTCAATGCCGGTTATGTCGGGATATGATGTCTTCCTGGAATTGAGGAAGATCAATCCCCATGTTAAAGTCCTTTTATCCTCAGGTTTTTCCCACGACACCAGGGTAGGAAAACTGCTAAAAGAAGGGGCCACAGGATTCATCGCCAAGCCCTATTCCCGATCCATGCTGTCAGAAAAAATCAAAGACGTCCTGAAATAAAAAAAGGCCGCCCGTTATGGACAGCCTTTTTTTTCTATTTCAGGTAAAACCTGTCAGCACACTTTAAAAGTTCCTATTTCCTTATCGCCTTCAACAACGTGAACGGCACAGGCGATACAGGGATCGAATGACCTGACGACCCTCGCAGCCTCAATAGGATTGTTATTGTCGGCAATGGGAGTGCCCATCAATGCTTCCTCAACCGGTCCCTTTACGCCCCGGTCATCACGGGGTCCGCAGAACCAGGTTGTGGGAACAACACACTGATAGTTCTCGATCTTTTTGCCTTTAACAACGATCCAGTGTCCAAGAGCTCCCCTGGGTGCCTCGGTGATACCCTCACCTTCGCCCACATCGGGAATGTCATAGGTCGATCTGGGCGCTCCGCCTTTTTCCAGTTCATCGAGCCAGCCATAGGCCTGCTTGGCGATAAGCTTACACTCGATCAGACGTGAAGCGTGACGACCCAGCACTGAGAAGGCAGCGGGAACGTCGGCATGAAAAATCTTCAGAACCGCATCGAGCTCATTTTTAACAGCTTTGTTCCCTGAAAGATAGGCAACGGCAACACGCGCAAGCGGACCCACTTCCATGGGAGCTTCGTTATATCTCGGAGCCTTGAGCCATGTATAGGCGCCGCCCTTCCTGGGATCGGGATTTGTCTCTCCCTTGAGAGGATGAAGATTGGACCCGGAATTATAGCGGGAGTATTTGACCTGCTCCCTTATTTTTGCCGAATCAAATTTTTCCAGCTTGGCGCCGCCGTAAACGACACCCTGCTCGAACATGTATTCCTTGCGGTCTTCGTCCTTGTCGAACACACCGTAGGAAAGGAAGTTGCTGTATTTACCAAGAGTAAAGTATTCCGGGAATGTTTTAGCCACGGCGATGATGTGGTCGGTATATGTTGTGTTAACAAACTTTTCCACTTCCTTCAGGAGCTTTTTGTACTCCCTGATATTGGAAGACGTGGGAACCTGGGTAACACCGCCGGGAACGAGCCCGATAGCGTGGGGAACGCGTCCACCGAAGAGGGTTACCATCTTGTGAGCCTTCATCCTGATATCCAGGGCCTTTACGTAGCCGGCTATCGCGCTGATGTTGGTTTCCACATCCTTGATATAGAATCCGCCGCCGTCAAGTCCACCGTATCTGGGGAGGAAGGGGCCGACCGTGGATATGGCATCAACCCTGCCCTTCTTCA
This genomic interval carries:
- a CDS encoding nickel-dependent hydrogenase large subunit produces the protein MAKVLLDPITRIEGHLSIELDVQNGKVVDAKSRGDMFRGFEMILKGRNPVDANQITQRICGVCPISHGLASSKCLDDAFGIKPNKNGRILRNLILAANYLQSHILHFYHLAALDFVDITAILQYKGSDAGLVKLKEWAKNELQVKKGRVDAISTVGPFLPRYGGLDGGGFYIKDVETNISAIAGYVKALDIRMKAHKMVTLFGGRVPHAIGLVPGGVTQVPTSSNIREYKKLLKEVEKFVNTTYTDHIIAVAKTFPEYFTLGKYSNFLSYGVFDKDEDRKEYMFEQGVVYGGAKLEKFDSAKIREQVKYSRYNSGSNLHPLKGETNPDPRKGGAYTWLKAPRYNEAPMEVGPLARVAVAYLSGNKAVKNELDAVLKIFHADVPAAFSVLGRHASRLIECKLIAKQAYGWLDELEKGGAPRSTYDIPDVGEGEGITEAPRGALGHWIVVKGKKIENYQCVVPTTWFCGPRDDRGVKGPVEEALMGTPIADNNNPIEAARVVRSFDPCIACAVHVVEGDKEIGTFKVC